In the genome of Paenibacillus pabuli, the window CATTTGCGTCTTCAGCATATTTTGTTCTGTTGCAAATTCTCGTAACACGTCACTTGGTGTTTCTTCAAAAACCGGGGTCAAATCAGCTACGTCTTTGGCTTTTCCCTTGGCAACCATGACGTAACTGCTCAGGTGGAACAAAGGCTCACGCGATATCCATTCCATCGTATCCTGAATGCCTTCTCTCGCGTATGCCTCTCCGAATACAACTACACGCGTGTGCCCCCAGGAAAGCTTACGTGTGAGGTCCGTCTGGATTTTCTCTATGGCATCGCCTATGTTGGTTGCGGTAGCAGACACAAGAGCATATGGATTCTTGCCAGGCCCACCGGTTCCTTCTGGAGACAGGCGATTGGGAAGCGGCATGCTCAGTGAAACCTCAATTTCACCAGGCTTCTCCCCCTTATCGATATACATCACTGTTATAAACGTACGTTCATTGATCTCCACTTTGGACCAGCAGCCACTGCAAAGTAAAACGCATATCATAACGACACTCAGTTTAATTGTAATCATTAATGTTTTCATGTTTTTTGCCTTTTTTTATTTGCATCTTCGTAGGCTGTCGGTCGCTTCTTCATCAGGAACCAGGGTACACGAACGATGGTATCCTTGATATCACTCAACACGAGGGGGGCAAAGGGCTGCATGTATGGCACGCCGAATGAACGGAGGCTGACCATATACCAATAGATTAGGTAGATCGAGATTACAACGCCGAACAGTCCCAGTGTTCCACCCATAAGCAGCACCGGAAAACGAAGCAGCCGGAAAGCCAGACCCAGTTCGAAGTGTGGAATGATAAAAGCCGCAATCCCCGTAATGGATACGACGATAACCAGTGGAGCTGACACGATTCCAGCCTGTACGGCCGCCTGACCAATAACAATCCCACCGATAATGGACACCGTCTGGCCCAGCGGTTTCGGAATACGAATTCCCGCTTCGCGCAAACCTTCAAAGGTCACTTCCATAATGAGCGCTTCAACTAAGGCCGGGAAGGGAATGTTTTCCCTTGCAGAAGCAATCGTTATCAGCAGGTTGGTCGGTATAATTTCCGGGTGAAATGTAGTAACGGCGACATACAAGGATGGCAGCAGAAAGGCTATAAAGGCAAACAGCAGACGAATAATCCTGATAAAGGAGGCAGAATAAAATCGTTGATAATAGTCTTCCGAAGACTGCATTAAAGAGAAAAAGGTTACGGGAATGAGCAGTGAAAACGGTGTTCCGTCCTGCATGACCCCAATCCGCCCTTCAACCAGTGCAGCAGCCACCGTATCGGGTCGTTCGGTATATTGATATTGTGGAAAAGGAGAGAGAGGATGGTCCTCCAGAAATTCAGATAGATAACTTACGCCCAAACTGCTGTCCATATCGATATTACCAAGACTTTCCAACACATTTTCCAAAATGTCTGGCTTGCATAACCCTTGGATATAGACAACGAACACCTCGGTTTTGGTATATTTTCCAACGGTGAACTTGATCATTTTAAAATCAGGATGCTTAATCTTGTGCCGAAGCAGTGACATATTTACATGAACATCTTCGATGAAGGCTTCCTGAGGGCCAACAACAACAACTTCGTTGGTTGATTCCGATACTGAACGCCTTTGATAATTTTGGAGAGCGAAATGCACCATGCCTGAAATACCTTCGATATATAATGCCGCATTACCTGAAACGATATCATCCACTGTCGCTTCTGCTGATTTCGAGTGGTGGCTGTTAAGGGTGAAAAATGATCCGGTCAAGACACGGGTAATAAATTGATGATCTATTTCATTTCGTGAGGCTTCTTCAAGCAGTGGTTTGACGATGGCTTCCCGCATGGTAGGGGTATCCACAATGGATTGAATATAGATGAGTTCACAATGGAAAGGTCCGATTTGAAAAGGCTGATAGATTATGTCGGCAACACCCAACAGATTGGCCCTAACTTGTTCATAGATATTGTCTTTTTCCATTTCAGTTTCGCCTCCCTATGCTGGATGCTGAGTCTTTAATCTGACTATAGTGTGCGACGCTTCCAATGAAATATACTTTTAAGTTTGGCTTATCGAAATATATTACAAACTTTGATGCAGATGGTGAATGGGAAAACGTCGAATTTGGCTTAATATAAGAGGGGGAAAAGCGAGTAGACATTTTATATAAGGAGTTGAGGGAAGATGGGGTATCGGATTAGACGTGCGGAGCTTGGTGATGTTAATGGGGTGTCACAGTTATTCAATGAGTACAGAATGTTTTACGATCAACGAGCAGATCTGAACGGAGCGAGTGAATATATCAAAGAAAGAATGGAACGCAATGAATCCGTTATTTTGATCGCAGAATTGGAAATGAATACGGACCTTAGAGATAAGAGCAGCTTGAATGATAAACTTGTATCAAATGAGTTTGGTGGATTTGTACAGCTGTATCCCAGCTTTAGTTCAGTGTCCATGAAGCCAATCTGGGTACTTAATGATCTGTACGTACATGCGGATCATCGCCAGCGAGGAATTGCGCGTAAGTTGCTGCAAGCTGCACGACGATTGGGTGATGAGGGTGGAGCTGTGCGAATCGTGCTCTCTACAGCGATAAGCAACAAAAAGGCGCAGGCATTATATGAATCGGAAGGCTATACGCTGGACACCAATTTCATGTATTATGAACTTCAAATATAAGAAAGACTTGGAGAACCCTGAAGTACAGAATAAGCAGGAGGGATTAGCACAAAATGATGCAATGGATAGCCATGGTCACGATGTTGATTGATCATATAGGAGCCGTCTTTTATCCACAGGTGGGGGAACTGCGAATCATTGGTCGGATTGCTTTTCCAATCTATGCTTTTGCCGTTTATATGGGTTATAAACATACTCGTAACGTACAAAAATACATATGGCGGTTGTTCTGGATTGCAGTGATTTCTCAATTACCGTTTATGGCGGCATTTAATCATTTTTCATTGAATGTGGTATGGACATTGTGTTCTGCCTTGCTAGTATTGCTCATGCTCGATAAACTTACGGTTCGTATGCTGGGAATTCCAATTGTTGTCGGAGCAGGCTTGGTTATGGAGATAACCCATATGGATTACGGCATGTATGGCTTACTGCTTGTATTGCTGTTCCGTTACTTCCAGGGACCCGTACTGGTAATGGCTCATCTGCTCTTAAATGTGTTGTATATTTATTTGCACAGCAGCTCTATACAGATGTACAGTGTGGTTGCTACCGTAGGCATTGCAGTTGCCCAATATTATAACGCAGGGTTCCGTCTGAAAGGTCCGCGTTGGATTTGGCGTTATTTTTATCCTGCACATTTGGCTGTCATTGCTCTGATCCGCTGGATTTAAAGAAGCTTTCACGAAGAAAGAAGCCACCTTATCCGTCATTACTGACGTTGAGGCGGCTTCTTTATATTCATTAATGCAATAATGCATTCATTCATTTTATGGGGTTCTATTCCACCGTTGGAGAACTACCAAACTGCGGTCGGACAGCCTTAGGGAAATAGCCAATCTCGATGGCATGTTCCAACATTTTCGAGATGAAACGATCATCCGTTTTGGCGCACGTAATGCCAGCTGGTTCCACATAGGCAGTTGTTACAGGAGAGGCATAGACGTATGCAGAATCCTTGGCACCATCTCCTTCAAGCTGGGCAATCGCCAGTTGAAGCGCCTCAGGGTCCTTGCTAACACTGCCATCGAACAACCAGTTGGTATATTCTGCAAAAGGCAGAGTCTCCACTTCATAACCGGCCCGATTCACAGAACGAATCAGATCATCATAGCTGATAGGCTCTGGATTACAGATATGGAATACACGTCCTGCTGTGTCCTGACGTAATGCCAGATGTACAATCGCCTGACTTGCATAATCAATCGGTGTAAAATCAACCATCCAGTCGGCTGCCGGAGCTTTGCCCAGCAATAACATCGCTTTAATCATACGATAAAAGGCGTTGCTATCAATATTGGATTGGAAACGTCCCGTCTCGGAATGACAGGTCAGATTACCTGCACGATAGATGCTCACAGGCACACCTTCTTCAGCAGCAATCATAAGCACTTTCTCGGCTTCGAGCTTACTGTCCGAGTACAGGTTGTCCACGTGCAGGTCCGCTGGGAAGCGATCATATTGCAATGAGGACTCCCACTGTCCACTGAGTGCAAGATCTTCCGGTATGCCCATTGTGGACACATGATGGAAGGAAGCACCCGACTTGTTGCGAACGAGTTTAAGCAATGCGATGGTTCCATCTACATTGGTTTTGGCGAATTGTGCTGCATCCCCAAAATGACGTACATCCGCTGCACAGTGTATCACACGGTCAATTCGTTCTTGCACATAAGTCGTCTGCTCGGCTGAAAGACCGAGATTCGGTTGCTCCAGATCGCCTTCGATTATCTCGACGCGGGATGTCAGGAGTGGCAGCAGTTCCGGTCCAAAGTAACCTTTCATGACGCTGCTCAGTCGTTCCATCGCAGAGGTTCCGTCTGCCGGGCGGCGAACAAGAGCATAGATGCGTGTGTTCGAAGTTAGAATCAACTGCTGCAGCACATGGGATCCAAGATATCCGGTAGCCCCGGTCAAGAGCACATGCTCGGGATTCAAAATTTCTGGATATCCGATCTGGGAACTTAGCTCTACAGGATGTTCTGACAGTTGGGTGATTACGCCTTGTTGCATCGGGGATTGGGCCCTGTCTTCTGTAGCTTGTGACAATGTCTCCACACGTTGTGCCAAAGCGCGAATCGTTTTCTCTGCAAAAAAGTCGGCAATTTTTAGCTGCGGATAATGTGGCTTCAGAATGACCAGCACATGGATGACCCGAAGAGAATCGCCACCAATGGCGAAGAAGCTATCCTCCACACCAAAGTCATCATGCTGAAGAATTTCTTTCCATGCTTCCAGAATAATCGCTTCAGTTTCCGTCTCCGGCAGTACCCGATCAGGCCGATCTTCATGACGCTCTACGTGAGGCATGGTGACCATCGCTTTACGATTGATTTTGCCTGTCGGTGCGATCGGCATTTCATCGAGCTGACAAATCCATTTAGGTACAAAATAGGAAGGAAGCTTAGCCGTTAACTCCGCTTTAATATCCGCAACGGAAACTGTATTGCCATCTTTGGATGTAAAGTATCCTACGAGCATGTTTTGACCATCGGATTCCTTCTTCGGAATCACGGCAACATCCTGAACCTGATCAAGACGAGCAAAATGATCCTCGATCTCCCCAATCTCAATCCGGTGGCCCCGGATTTTTAACTGAGAGTCGCTGCGTCCTACATATTCCAACAGTCCGCTATCGAGCATTTTGGCAATATCGCCAGACTTATAGATCTTCTCGTCAATAGCAAATGGATTATCAATGAACGCCTGCGCTGTACGCTCCGGCTGATTCAGATAACCTTTGGCAAGTGCTGGCGTTGCTATATATACCTCACCAGGGACGCCTACAGGGCAGAGCTGCTGTTCTTCATTAACGATATACACTTTATAGTTATGAATCGGTCTGCCGATTGGAATGTTAACGACACTTTCCGGAACTTGCTCACTAATTCGGTGGGTCGCAGTTGCTACCGTACATTCCGTAGGCCCGTATACATTGACGATATCAATCTGGTTGCCGAATTTGCGCTGGAACGCACGAACTTGTTCACCATAAAGTGCTTCTCCAGCTACTGTAATGATTTTGACTTTGCTCAGCTTGTGGAAGCCTTCATCAGACAGGAAGGAAGCAAGCTGGTTGAAAAAGATGGTTGGCAGTATCGTAATAATGGTTGTGCCTGTACGCTCAATTGCACTCGCAAATTCTTCAACGGATACACGTTCTTCCGCCGACAACAGGTACAGCTCTGCTCCGTAGAACAAGGCCCCAATCGTATCCCACACTGATGCATCGAAGCTGTATGTAGCAAACTGGGTTAATACATCATCTGGTTCAATATCGCAATCTCGCTGCACCACACTACCGAGATTGGTAACACCCCGATGGGCAATTAGCGCACCTTTGGGTTTGCCAGTAGATCCTGAGGTATAGATAATATACGCCAGGTCGTCTGGTTGAATATCCAAATTGGGGTTGCTTGCTGCAAATCCGGCAAGGCGTCCATCCACGGCCAGGATTTGGCGAACGGTAGTAATTCCTGAGAATAACCGTGAAGCTTCAGG includes:
- a CDS encoding spore germination protein — protein: MEKDNIYEQVRANLLGVADIIYQPFQIGPFHCELIYIQSIVDTPTMREAIVKPLLEEASRNEIDHQFITRVLTGSFFTLNSHHSKSAEATVDDIVSGNAALYIEGISGMVHFALQNYQRRSVSESTNEVVVVGPQEAFIEDVHVNMSLLRHKIKHPDFKMIKFTVGKYTKTEVFVVYIQGLCKPDILENVLESLGNIDMDSSLGVSYLSEFLEDHPLSPFPQYQYTERPDTVAAALVEGRIGVMQDGTPFSLLIPVTFFSLMQSSEDYYQRFYSASFIRIIRLLFAFIAFLLPSLYVAVTTFHPEIIPTNLLITIASARENIPFPALVEALIMEVTFEGLREAGIRIPKPLGQTVSIIGGIVIGQAAVQAGIVSAPLVIVVSITGIAAFIIPHFELGLAFRLLRFPVLLMGGTLGLFGVVISIYLIYWYMVSLRSFGVPYMQPFAPLVLSDIKDTIVRVPWFLMKKRPTAYEDANKKRQKT
- a CDS encoding GNAT family N-acetyltransferase, with translation MGYRIRRAELGDVNGVSQLFNEYRMFYDQRADLNGASEYIKERMERNESVILIAELEMNTDLRDKSSLNDKLVSNEFGGFVQLYPSFSSVSMKPIWVLNDLYVHADHRQRGIARKLLQAARRLGDEGGAVRIVLSTAISNKKAQALYESEGYTLDTNFMYYELQI
- a CDS encoding TraX family protein codes for the protein MMQWIAMVTMLIDHIGAVFYPQVGELRIIGRIAFPIYAFAVYMGYKHTRNVQKYIWRLFWIAVISQLPFMAAFNHFSLNVVWTLCSALLVLLMLDKLTVRMLGIPIVVGAGLVMEITHMDYGMYGLLLVLLFRYFQGPVLVMAHLLLNVLYIYLHSSSIQMYSVVATVGIAVAQYYNAGFRLKGPRWIWRYFYPAHLAVIALIRWI
- a CDS encoding non-ribosomal peptide synthetase produces the protein MVENQSLSHQTVESGLPVLQIPLDFGRRQQSFTYESAHISLESSLSRELQQKFGSEGVYPALLSAYAALLFRLSAEQELAIGTLAPDQTASYVLLQIQGKLTFKELIHQISDQLQLHNTLQMGGRPETLFMFNSVQLPKAPQLLNWNIRNDHNMLTLDLFYDSSLFKESTITRYAEYYQTLLLAMLRDQGKAIGTVDILSTSDRLLYREMNDTTVLESEHQTIHGWFEATAAEYPESPAITSSTGRYTYRELNERANQVARVLLSNGLQKGEFVSIYMERSLETIISLLGILKAGGVYVPVDPEHPQERNSYIVEDTASSFVLTKESSLPEASRLFSGITTVRQILAVDGRLAGFAASNPNLDIQPDDLAYIIYTSGSTGKPKGALIAHRGVTNLGSVVQRDCDIEPDDVLTQFATYSFDASVWDTIGALFYGAELYLLSAEERVSVEEFASAIERTGTTIITILPTIFFNQLASFLSDEGFHKLSKVKIITVAGEALYGEQVRAFQRKFGNQIDIVNVYGPTECTVATATHRISEQVPESVVNIPIGRPIHNYKVYIVNEEQQLCPVGVPGEVYIATPALAKGYLNQPERTAQAFIDNPFAIDEKIYKSGDIAKMLDSGLLEYVGRSDSQLKIRGHRIEIGEIEDHFARLDQVQDVAVIPKKESDGQNMLVGYFTSKDGNTVSVADIKAELTAKLPSYFVPKWICQLDEMPIAPTGKINRKAMVTMPHVERHEDRPDRVLPETETEAIILEAWKEILQHDDFGVEDSFFAIGGDSLRVIHVLVILKPHYPQLKIADFFAEKTIRALAQRVETLSQATEDRAQSPMQQGVITQLSEHPVELSSQIGYPEILNPEHVLLTGATGYLGSHVLQQLILTSNTRIYALVRRPADGTSAMERLSSVMKGYFGPELLPLLTSRVEIIEGDLEQPNLGLSAEQTTYVQERIDRVIHCAADVRHFGDAAQFAKTNVDGTIALLKLVRNKSGASFHHVSTMGIPEDLALSGQWESSLQYDRFPADLHVDNLYSDSKLEAEKVLMIAAEEGVPVSIYRAGNLTCHSETGRFQSNIDSNAFYRMIKAMLLLGKAPAADWMVDFTPIDYASQAIVHLALRQDTAGRVFHICNPEPISYDDLIRSVNRAGYEVETLPFAEYTNWLFDGSVSKDPEALQLAIAQLEGDGAKDSAYVYASPVTTAYVEPAGITCAKTDDRFISKMLEHAIEIGYFPKAVRPQFGSSPTVE